The genomic window ATTTGTGAAACCTTCGTTGCGCCTTCCCCAGAAATGGATGTGTCATTTTGACAACCAAATTAGCATACTCGAAAACgcttgaaaaacaaaaggagcGGGAGGAGAATTCGCTGAGCTTCTGGAGCTGGACAGGCACATTTTCCTGCAGGGCGATCGCAGCAGTTCGTCGCTTGCCAATGGGATTGtagcatcatcatcattatcggCATCGTGGTGATTCCCGCTGGGAGTGTGCTTTGGCCAAACATTTTCATTCCGAATGCATCTCCGCCCGGgaatttgcattgcaaagTTGCAACATTTGTTGCAGCCGCTGCCCCAAACGGCGATCGTTACATAAACTACGCCATCGAAATAGGAGGCGAATAGAAGGAAAGCTGGTCCGGCGTGGATCTGGAGCCCGCGGTCCTAGATGGCATCCGAGCCCAAATCTCGGGCCCAATCCGCAATGGCATCTTGATCATGTCATTTGTTCTGCGCGGTGGCAGTTACCGCAATTTCctgttggccataaattgaaataattgatGAGCACATGCGCTGATTTCAATCAGCTAATTGACGTTTTATGATGGACACATTTCTGTGCGATAGACAAATAAATGTCGAAGGTTGCCAAAATAGCGCTGAGCGGCTGCACTTGAAGGAAATAGGTAGTAGgtattaaattgcatttaaagtCAAGTATTGGAAGTTTTGTATCGAAAAAACATTATCGTTGAACTGAACTCAGgttttaacttatttaaattaagctTAGCTTAAGTTAAGGTTCCATTAAGTTTACGAATAATGTTGATTGATTTCTAAATTCCTATCGCAGTGTACTGGGTGAAGGCCATGCACCACCACCCCAAATTGATATGTTGTTCATCATATGGAAGCGTTCTTCGTTATATTCTGTATCATCTTCAATTGGAGTTCATTCGGATCGAGTTGGATCGGTGGATCGGTGCCCTTCTATAAAGCTGGATGCCAGCTGGATGGATCGGATGTTGGTTTTGCCCACTTTGGGCATATCAATTGACTGCTTAGGCGGCTGTCAGATGCCTTAACGGACAGTGTACAACGTGGTGTGGCATGTTGCCGCTGATAGATGTTCGTGATTTCGTAGAAAACGAAAGGCTGGGGTGTGGACCGCTCGCCCCGGGTACGTTTATTTTAGAGCTAATTAATGGGAAGTACAAGGAGTCGTTCTGGTCGTTGCAGCTTAATTTGTCGCGGCTGAGACTTCTCGAATGGCAaatccagttccagttccagttccatgTTGCATGCACATGCTCCTAGTGGGCAGCTCGAGATTGACGTGTCATCCATGTTGCAGCAGTTggagttgttgctgttctggTGGTTGTTGCATTGCGTTTGTCTGTCGCCTGGCCGGACTTTGAAGTTGGTCTCGAAAAGTCCACTGAAACCAGGGTGGCAGTGCATTCCTTCAATCTTCTAAAGAATGATGTGCCTAGGCTTTGAGAGCACTGACTAATAATGTGTAGGAAATGTCCTTAAGATGGTGCAAAACAAATACTTGTGGTATTTAGGATGCTGCTTAAATACTTTCCTTCAGAACTTACTCACTTGCAACTTACATAAAGCTATTCCTGGAAATCTGAATATTGCATCTTAAATACCATTTGCACGCAGTTCTCAAGGCGAAAAGAAGATATGAATTGTATTTATTCTTCTGAATGCATTAATAGTACTTAACCTATATTTcattatattcatattttggAAACGGAATTTAGAAAACTATGCATTTCAGTGTTTGTTCAGAGTGTGGCAAGTTGAGAAGTCCATTTGCATATGCGCCTCGCTTGATTTGCTGCGCCGTTGAAGCTGCTGCCGCAATTGAATGAAAGTTTTCCGATGGCGGCAGACTAAATCGCGACGACCAACGCCTCTCAGTTTTCACTAAAGTGCCTCGCTGGAGCTGCCGATTAGATTGGGCAGCGGCATTTAGCTAATTACCGCACTTGTGGACAACTTGTCCCCAGGCCAGGTGATGCGGGTGATGGGGGTGAGTGGAGTGGAGTCGAAACCGCTTCGGAGATGACAGGTGCTCAGCTTGGACCTTCATTCGCGGATGACTTTCGTTTGCTTGATATTTATTAGAATTGGTGACCattaagtatatttatttttacgaGTATTGTTATGACCGCACTTGCAAGTGTTTTCACCAGGGTGTTTCCATGCAGACTGGTCTAGCCGTGAAAAGCTGTtatgaaattttattaatatggATTGATGCTTGTGGCTAATTCAATAAAGTTGAATATTTTACAATGCCACTACAAATTAAAGATGGGCTAGCATGtgaaaaggaaatatttttccaattacaattaatccgcctaaaataaataatagtaaaatatataagaataGCTAAATGTATTAATGCCAAATCCATTCTATATTTATGTGGAGAGAAGACTTATGTAGCTCTTACTGAAGTTTATAAGAGGCGAAGTTTCGCTTACTTGAAATGAATATTCATGAGAAACCCaattttgtacatatatttcttGATCTTAAATTGGATGATGGAGGCCAGATTATAATTGAACACTATTAGGTTGCTTAATTGTTTGTCTTTCCtatcccattcccattcccatttggAAAATCAAACACGATGACAGCAAGTAAGATGAAACCAGGCTAGAAAAGAGCTTCCACTCATTTGACTCCCGCACCATCTCGATCGAAGTATTATAACAAACCCCGTTCCGAATTGTTTACCTCATGGGAGGACACGCACAGGCCAAACGAATCCCCCGGGGATACATCTTCGATACTATGCAAATGCCGAGGGTTCTGTTTTAGTTATgtgcaaatttattgtttataaaaagCACAGCAGTGGGAACAAAGgcagaagcaggagaagaGCGATTGCTGCCATTGTTTTTGCTTcttgtgtatttatttatttattttttggtgcTGCTTGGGGAGGTTTTGCGATCTGCTCTATCGCCAACTGGTTTTTGGTTACTCGCACGCACACGGCCAGCAGGAAAGCCCAAGCCCAACTCCAAGCCCAAGTCCAAACCAAAGCCCAAGCTCAAGCGAGCCAAGATGCAGCAGCGATCACATAATTCGTGTTGCTGCCTCATCATTCTTATGGTTTTCCAAGCCGCGTCGAGGATCGAGCTCCAAGAAGCGGGGCAGCCCGCCCCCCGCGGGAGCAAGACGTTCTGCcaagtttatttttatcagcggcggcagcagcagcattttgctgctgttgcatgaTGGGTACACAGGGAGAAATTGCAAGTCCTCCATTTACATTTCAAGTGTTGTGTTTTGGCAGCGAGTCTTTCATTCCAAGCTACTTTAATTGCTTGTTTTTACTCTAcaagggtatactagattcgttgaaaatattGTAACAGGTAAAAGAAAGCGTTTTCGATCATataataatatgtatgtatattgttGATAAGGATCAATAGCTGAGTCGATCTGACTCGTCCGTcagtccgtccgtctgtctgtccgtcgagtctgtccgtccgtatgaacgtcgagatctcaggaacaataaaaactagaaagttgagattccGCAGTTATGATATATAAGAAtattacatataatatatgtacataatatattttgtactTAGATTTCGTACTTAGTTTCTTATTATGCTTTGTATAGAAATACCAGACTTAAGGTACATTTCCAAAGAAGGTAATATTCAGTAAAGTAAAACACAACTGCCCTTAAATGGGGTTCGCCCACTATCACTGATGAAGTTAGAAGTGCAGGTGAGTTGTGCGCTTCTTTCCCTTCCCAATTTCGCTCAGTGTGCCTCCCGCTCGAGCCCTTTTCCGATCCAAAACCCCGGCAGTCGTGTGTATCTGCAGAGGCAAGAGCCTTGCGGCCCGGCATCTCACGATCTTTAACATGTTTTGTCTCGATCAGTGAAATCATTCAATCAGAACGGTCAGCACCAGCTCCGCTCCTCTATCCTCTGTCCACTGTCCTCTGTTGCCAGGAGACAGGAGACaggacacactcacacgcagCTCACTAGTGGTGCTGCACTGGTGGTTGTGAATTATATAAGGCTAAGCCGAATCTGGTTTTGTGCATTTAAGGCAGCCCGTTCCCCCTTCCCCATCCCCCAGCCACCGATTGAAAGTGTTATGAGCGAAGCGTTTTTGTGCTTTGTAATGCTGCCATCGGCTGCTCGATTCCTGGGCCTTATATCTATATCGTATTTATGCAAGATCAGCGGGCCAAAGGAAGCGCTGCCCATCAGTCAAAACAGCAGCAAGACCACAATAACCCACGGAAGCTGCCAATTTATGACACCCGAAGAGGAGGACTTTTCTGGCTTGTTTTCGGGTTGGGTCCATAAAGCatgtttttaaaattccattaaaatttattagcATTTCACACAAAACGTGCATAAATAACCGCGGCGAATTTCGGGACTTTGCCAAATCAGCAGGAGAACCGGCAAAGGTCCCCGTTACAGGTCTTTgatggcacaaaaaaaaattggctaTCGTTTTGGGGTCTTGGAGCCCTCTTTTGAGCCCGCTGGGAATTCGATTGGATGTTGGCCTTCCTTCTGAGGTATCTGAATTTCGtaagtttgtgtgtgcgtgatgCCGTTAATTGGAATATgggatgggggatggggggTGGTAACTGCAAGCCCGATAAACAATTTATGCGCAATGCTGTTTGTTTTCCCCGCTGCCTTTTGTTTATGGACGCATTATCTAAACAAATACGAAAATAACTCATTAAATGCAAAGGCCATAAAACCTGAACATTTTGGTTCGTGTTCGTAAACGAGAAATTAGAGTTAATGCAATCCTGATCTCAGGGCGGCCCGCCGCCCCTCGCCCCTCTTGGCATACAGCATTGGGTCCAAGCATGCATGTAAATAATTTGACAGCAGCGTAAACCCCAAGCAGCAGCGGCCACTCGAGGCgagagcaacaacaagtgcAGAAGGTGAGAGCAACCGAGCCCCAAGTGCACCGGAGAGTTGGAGAGtgggagagagggagagagcgGGAGCGCGCTGGAGAAAGATATAAATCAGTGTTCCCATAGGGGGAGATCTGCTGTAGGTGTTCCCAGTATTACCAGGTGCTCGGGTTAAGAACCTAATCCACCTAAAGGTTCCTTTCTTTCCTCCTTTACTCACTGTCCACTTACAGTGggcacttgcactatgatcTGCGGCTTGCCAAAACCTAAAAGAGTAATAAGTAAAAAGGAGTAGATTGGGGAGTAGAGTAGGAGTAGATGTCTATGAatcaattgtaatttaattgttgTGCACACTTTTAAACactaatatttaaaaaaaatatttacctaATCTAACATTCTTGTATTAATGGAATAAACTTATATAAGGTAAACGCTACAACGTAAAATGCATTAGAGTTCGAGCAAACACCATCCATGAGTTTGGCAAGGGTATTCAAAGGCTCGATCTGCCGAGGAACCCTTTCGTTTTTAATGCTTTTCTTTGACGCTGCTTGTAATGCAAAGCGCATCAGTCGCTGTTGCAGTCGACGTCGTTCTTGGCGTGGCTTTGTCTCGATTCCTGGCCAACTCGCGGCTATAAATGACAAGTGGCTGGGCCATTTCACTTTTAGTCTGGAGGTGTCGACGAAGGCGCAATGAACCATTGGCTAAGCAGTGAGCACCCGAACTGAAGATCCCCAAAGCCCAACTGAAAACTAATCCCattcaattttcaaatatagTAATATTTCTTGGGGTGTGGATCTCGGCACCTGGAGGCCTGGGCAACACGATCAAGGAGCGGAATCTCTTCGCCACCGAACTCTTCCAAACCCTGGCCACAGATCGCCAGGATGAAAACGTGATCATCTCGCCGGTGTCCATTCAGCTGGCCCTTGGGTTGGCCTACTACGGAGCTGAGGGCAGGACCGCGGCGGAACTGCAGAAGACCCTCCACGCCTCCGCCAAGGAGAGCAAGGATGGGCTGGCCGAGAGCTACCACAACCTGCTGCACTCGTATATCAAGTCCAAGACCGTGCTGGAAATCGCCAACAAGGTGTACACCCGGGAAAATCTCACAGTATCGAGCCACTTCCGTGAGGTGGCCCAGAAGTACTTCGACTCCGAGGTGGAACCCCTGGACTTCAGTCGCGAAACGGAGGCCGTGGAGCGGATCAACCGGTGGGTTAAGCAGCAGACGCAGAACAAGATCGAACGGGTGGTGGACAGCCTGGAACCGGATACCAATGTGGCCCTGGTCAACGCCATCTACTTCAAGGCTCGCTGGGCACGACCCTTCAACGACGAGGACACCCGGAATCGAGAGTTCTGGCTGAGCGACAGCCAGTCCATCCAGGTGCCCACCATGTTCGCCGACAACTGGTACTACTACGCCGACTACCCGGAACTGGACGCCAAGGCCATCGAACTGTTCTTCGAGAACATCAACCTGACCATGTGGTTCATCCTGCCCAACCAGCGATCCGGACTGCAGGCTCTGGAGCAGAAGCTCAAGGGCGTCGACTTCAACCGGCTCGAAGATCTCTGGCAGTGGCAGAGTGTCTCCGTCTACCTGCCCAAGTTCAAGTTCGAGTTCGACACGGACCTCCGACCCACGCTGCACAAGGTGAGGGGTGAGGGGTGAGAGGTCACCATAATGATATTCCAGGGGGAGATAAGATCTAAGCGGTAGGGAGACAGGGTTATAAACTATTCGTGGGTCTGACGGGTAAACCATTAACATGGTGTAGTTTTCAACCCGTTTACTATTGGTATCTAATGAAGGGGGACTTTTTCGAAACTTCTCCTTTCAGATGGGAATCAGTGCCATGTTCTCGGATGCCGCCGACTTCAGCAACATATTCCAGGACTCGCCCATCGGCACGCGGATCACACAGGTGCAGCACAAGACCTTCATCGATGTAAACGAGATCGGTTGCGAGGCGGCAGGAGCTAGCTGTAAGTCTTATTGTTTTTCGAGGTATTTCAAGTAGAcgccactttttttttgggtcttCCAGATGCTGCCGGAGTGCCCATGTCCCTGCCCCTGGACCCCAAGACTTTCGTGGCCGATCATCCATTTGCGTTCATCATTCGCGACAAGCACGCTGTCTATTTCACCGGACACATTGTCAAGTTTTAATCACATTTAAGCACATTGTCACACATTTCACTTAGATTAACCTCTTCAAATGTAATCATCATTGCATCAATAAATAATGTGTCAAAATTTAAAAGTCCATGGTCTCGCATTTGAATCCCCGAGTTGGCTGGCACTTGCCCTCGTTTACCACCAGGAACACTGAAATAAAACTCGAGTTAAAGGGTGTCTTTTAACCATTCGATTTTGTAATAATTCTCACGGTGTTTGTGGTGCTGCTGGCGTCCGCAATTGAAGACCAGCATGGAGCAGTACTCTATGTCCAAGTAGCACCCATTGATGAAAGCGCAGACCAACTTGCCTCTGAATTCGTCCTGGCAGGCGATACAATGGGACAGAAGTTCCACGCTTGGAGCTGTAACTCCTGGCAATTGGGGAAGAGCAACTAGTGCCACTACCAAGAACGCTGCCAAAAGGTTCTTCATTTTACTGTCGACCGATTTGAAACGCTAAGGAAGTGGGAATGAGtacacacttttgaaatatctCTCCTATTTGAAGGCGAACCGAATGCATTATACGGTGTAAAAATCCAATTATGGGTGTATTCGGGCATCAGATATGCAAGTCACAGAAAACCTGTTAAGTACAGGGAGATATCTTATAATACGAACTGCAGCTTGGTGGTCTGTCAGCGAtcaagccaaaaataaacactgCAGCAAGGTACACATAAAACCCAAAATCGCCGATGACAATTGCAATATTTAACTCGAAAACGACAAACAAAACGTGCGACCCCAAAATTAGCCAGAAAAAGCAGGGGAAAATAACCGAAAATAATCAACGACCATTGGATGCACTGCAGCGCCTTACATTACCTTACAATTAATGGGTTAAATGGGGGCTTGACACTTGAAACATATTCAGATTAAAATTCACTTTTAAAACAATTCATATTTAAGCAATCTCTTAATGACTAACTAAAAGATAACtctaaagtatatataatccTGATGAAAACAGGATGCTTATAACACCATGTTTAAAGGCAGCCAGCAAAAGATCGCATGATAGAGGGATGTAGGATTAGCTAAATGAACtgtcagttttgggcggtgAAACTAGTTTCCACTGCTGGGTTGCAGTTGGAAGGGGCAGCACTTGTGGCTTGCACCATGCACATGCACCTGCTGCACTTTTTCGATGGGTGATGGGGGATGGGCTCTTTAGAATTCCGCTCACAAGGCGCAGAAACAAAGAAACTTGTCGGGGCAGCCGAGCATTCTAACAAAGGGAAGAGCAGTCGCGAACTTTTGGGAGGGAGAATGATATCGGCCCCATCTGTGCCCACTATTTCCGAGATAACCGGTATTCggcaagagagagagagcccccaaagagcgagagagcgggagGAGCGAGAGCGCAGGCTGGAGTTCGGCGTTTTTGGAGTTCGTCTTTGGCCCCGATGATCGACAATGCCTTTAGTCTGCTGCGCGCCTCGCACGAACAGCGAACTCGCGGATGTGCGCGTGCGCGAACGGAACGTAACGTAACGGAACGGAACGCATGAAAACGGAACGGATCAACGACGGCCCCCGCGTTTTTGCGCTTATCTAGTGCCGGGAATCGGTGAACGGGAGTCCCACAAATCGGGCAGCTGTCGCGTGCAGAGTGGCCAGGAGCCAGGAAAAGGAgtttgcgaaaaaaaaaataatgaaatgccCACAGTCGGTGGCAGTGCAGTGCGGCTGTTGTGTTTTTCTTGAGCGGCCGGGAAATGTGcatcaattattttaaatggccAGCCGCCAGTCGCCACCCCCTCACCCACACCCTGCGCAGTGtccacccccctcccccaccaCGAGCACATGCATAAATACAATTAGGCCGCAAGTTCGGGCCTGAGCCATTTGGTGGAGCCAAAGTTAATTCGGTGCGCGAACCAGTTTATCGACAGGCGGCACTCCGCGATTTTTTCACGAACGCGCCaagaaatttatattaaatacgCCTAAGCTCAAATTGTTGTCAGCTGGCTCGGcttttgttgatttatgtGCGCGATTAAAGGAAACAACGCACAGCAGTCGTCCGGCCGAGAATAagattaataaatataagtaaTGCCGAAAGGCAACTCCCCCGCCACCGCCCCCTCCCCACAGTGTCACCAGTGAATTACCTCTGCATGCCAATCAAGCGACAAAGAAACAGAAAAGACATCATCAGTCCATAGACCGCCAGTCACAAGAACTCCGGATACACTCTTCGCTCGGCAAACATGGATACGCCAAATCAAATGCCCGTTGAGCTAGAAAGGTGAGTTTAATCCAGttttataaaagaatttcACTTTGCGTgtatttatttggaatttataACAAAATGATCAGCACTTCTGTTTAGACATAGGCATAGTTCGCAATGTGACCAATAAGGGCGATTGAGTCCTTGTACTTGATGGCGAACACGAACGGATGATCCGCCTCGAACTTCTTGGAGCGCGAGAAGAGTCCCTTTAGCACTGTATTTCGGGTGAAAAGTTAGTAGCTTTACTGGGATCGGCACAGTGCATTTGGGTGTCTACTTACATCCAGTTTCCAAGGGCTGCTCCAGGCCAGCTTCCGTGACCTCCACATGGGCCTTGTGCTCCACGGCGTTGATGAAATGGCTAACGAACATGCGGTACATGTTGCCAAAGTCGCCATCCCTCGAGAACATTGTGTGCACACCCAGCTAGTTGACGAAAGTCAAAGTGTTTGAGAAAGTGTTGCAATCACTCTTTACTTATATAAAGCTAAACTAAATTCACTCAAATGGATTCCTACTCACCTTCTTGAATGGTGCCTCCAAACCCAAGCCAAATGTGACGCTAAACTTGGGCAGCAGCACCTCCACTTTCTGCTGGCTCATCGCGCCGATCTCGGCCAGCAGATTCTTTCCGGACAGCGACTGCTGCAGGGATCTCAGGCCATCCTTGCGATtgggcaggagcagcagcatcgaGAAGTCGGGGTTCTGGTAGGGCAGCTCCACCACCTTGGCGTCCAGGGAGTTGACCTCGGCGTAGTTGAAGTTCTGCTGCGTCCACATGGTGTCCACCTTCACGGACTGCCCGCTTGCAGTGCGAAAGGAGCGCTTCTCGGTCTTGTCCAGCCGGAAGGCCTTTTGCCACGCGGCGGAGTAGGCAACCCCGTTCACGATCACTCCCTCGGTGCGATCGTTGAGCAGCTCGTGGCGGAGGATGTCGGTGATCTTGCCGTTGGTCTTGGTGGCCACCGCCCGGTTGATGCCGTCTGCCGTGCGCTTGTTGTACGGCGGGTGGAAGTCCAGCTTGTCGATGTTCGAGTCGAACTGGCGCTGGGCCACGTCCCGGAAGGAGCCCTTGAACTCCAGGTTCTCGTTGATGTAGATGTTATTGGCCAGCCGGAAATTGTTGTCCCGGGTCAGGGCCTGCTGGTAACTACCACTGCGCTGACTCaccgcatccgcatcccctGGACCCAAGCGCAGTCCCTGCTGCAATTCCGTTGCCGTCTGACCCTTCGCACCCACGAAGAGCAGCGCCATGGAGCTCTGTATGGTTGCCGGCGAGATGACCACATTCTCGTTCAGGTGATCGGCGCCCACGGCGTTGTAGAGATCGGCAGCCAGCAAATTGCGATCGGCGGCCGCATCGTAACCCACGGTCTTGGACTGCGACACTGTCGCGAGGAGAACTAAAAGAATCGATGCGAAACATGGCATTAGTCGCAATTCGCTTGGTGGCTCCGCCCCGCAAAAGCACACTTAGAGAAAACAAAAGTGCAGAAGAATGTGCACTTATTTTTCGCGTGAAATAATTCACTTTTGATTGGATTTGAACCAAGTCTTTTAAAACTAACGGgataattgtttataaatatatatcactTTTGCACTAACTTTAGAAAATCGTGATAAAGTCAAGCTCCCAATTTTTCTATATctccaaaataaaaactgtggCTAACAAGTATTAAAGCCGAGTATCAATTGAATATAGAAGTAAGTTATTCTGCAAGCTAACACCAAAATTTGTACTGTGCACAAACCAAGTCGCTTAATTGGGGCTTACGTAATAGGCAGCTGATGATGACAGCCATGGTCGTCACATAAATTGTTGATGGGCGTCTCCGGCTCCGCTTGATTCGCACTTGAGCTCGTCGCAATGTGAACTGAAATCTCGGCGATCGCCGAGCGCCTTTGGAGGTTGATCCAAGTCGGATTAGAGCGCGAAACGCAACTCTCGGGTCCCAAAAACAAATACCGATCGAGTCTGTTTACAAATCATTTGTCACCTTTGGCTGGCCACGGGTGATTCTGTTTATTAGTGCGGCTGATAAGGCGATAACCTGGCTTGGGCTAGCATTGAAATAGAGAATTATATATGCCTAGAGAGAGCGACTCAGATGTCGACGATGTGGCCGGACAGCAGCAGGGCTTTGTCATTGCCGATGGCGTAGAAGAATGGGTGATTGATGACCAGGGGCAGGGCTCGTCGGAACAGATCCCCGAAGGCTAGAAGAACAGCTGGTTGGTTACGCAGCTTCTTGGGCTAAGATTGGCGTGATCACTTACAGAACGAGTCTTCGGCGTTGCCGCCTTCCTCCTGCAGCTCCAGGAGGCCACTCTGCACCACTGCTCCCAGGGGTGGAGCCGAACTGGCCAGGATGGAGCTGAACACCTCGCTCAGCTGGACCTCCGATGTGAATAGTTTCCCCAGTCCCAGCTGCAAGAGAAATCATGTTAACTCTCTGCTTTCTAGCTGTCGCATCCAGAGTTCCAAGAGAAACCATAACAGTGGTTAACTCACCTCCTCGAGCACCCGCTTCAGGTCGGACTGGACGAGCACTCTGAGCTTCGGCAGGGTAAGGGCCACCTTGCGCTCCTCCAGCTGGGACCTTAGCTGGTGCAGATCGGACTGTGCAAGCTTCCTCTCCAGCTGCGCCAAGCCATCCGCCCGATTTGGGAACACAATGAGCATTCTCAGGTCCGCAGTGGCGAAGGGCACCTCTATGAGCTGGGCGTCCAGAGCGGGTACTTCGGCGTACCTGTAGCGGTGCTGTCCAAACATGGCATCCACTAGCCGGGCGCGTTTTCCCCCGGAGAAGAAGTTTATGCTCTGCGTCTCGGTGGGATCGATGGCCCAAGACCAAGGTGCGCGGAAGGTGACTCCCGAGACGTGTAAGAAGGGCGTGTTGTGCTCGGCCAAGGACTCCAGTTGGGGGGCACTGACGAGCTCCCCCAGGCTAAAGTTGCTGCGGCTAAGAAAGGCGTAGTTGATGTCCTGGGCCGCGTTCGACGCACTTTCCCAGGACAAACGGTGGCAACCGACTCCCAAGCGGGCGGCCGACGACTCGAATTCATCGCGGAAGTTGAAGGTGAAGCGCTGCTGGGCGTAGAGGTCACTCAGCAATCTCAAGCGACAACCAATAGCTGCCGACTGCTTAAGGTCCGATAATAGCGTCTCGAAGTCCTGCACCGCCAGCTTCGGGTGACTGGCGTTGGTCAGCTCCAGAGCCTGGCGGAGTGGGCTATCGAGTCCCAAGGAACTCTTCGAATACAGCAGGCTGAGAGCCGCCTGAATCAGCAAGGGGGAAACCACCACATTGGCATCCGGCTGGGTTAGTCCCAACTTGGTAGTTAGACGTAGGCCGAAGCGGTGATTCGAGACACTGACTTGCGATCTGGCCGAGAGCTCTCCGTCGACTGGTAACGGTAAAGCTATAGCCAGGCCCAGCAGCAGGGCGGAAAGTAGTCGCCAGTGGATCATGTTTTGGGAAATGCCGAGCTTCGACTAATGCTAATGC from Drosophila yakuba strain Tai18E2 chromosome 2L, Prin_Dyak_Tai18E2_2.1, whole genome shotgun sequence includes these protein-coding regions:
- the LOC6528387 gene encoding serine protease inhibitor 42Dd, translating into MNHWLSIIFLGVWISAPGGLGNTIKERNLFATELFQTLATDRQDENVIISPVSIQLALGLAYYGAEGRTAAELQKTLHASAKESKDGLAESYHNLLHSYIKSKTVLEIANKVYTRENLTVSSHFREVAQKYFDSEVEPLDFSRETEAVERINRWVKQQTQNKIERVVDSLEPDTNVALVNAIYFKARWARPFNDEDTRNREFWLSDSQSIQVPTMFADNWYYYADYPELDAKAIELFFENINLTMWFILPNQRSGLQALEQKLKGVDFNRLEDLWQWQSVSVYLPKFKFEFDTDLRPTLHKMGISAMFSDAADFSNIFQDSPIGTRITQVQHKTFIDVNEIGCEAAGASYAAGVPMSLPLDPKTFVADHPFAFIIRDKHAVYFTGHIVKF
- the LOC6528390 gene encoding antichymotrypsin-2; this encodes MIHWRLLSALLLGLAIALPLPVDGELSARSQVSVSNHRFGLRLTTKLGLTQPDANVVVSPLLIQAALSLLYSKSSLGLDSPLRQALELTNASHPKLAVQDFETLLSDLKQSAAIGCRLRLLSDLYAQQRFTFNFRDEFESSAARLGVGCHRLSWESASNAAQDINYAFLSRSNFSLGELVSAPQLESLAEHNTPFLHVSGVTFRAPWSWAIDPTETQSINFFSGGKRARLVDAMFGQHRYRYAEVPALDAQLIEVPFATADLRMLIVFPNRADGLAQLERKLAQSDLHQLRSQLEERKVALTLPKLRVLVQSDLKRVLEELGLGKLFTSEVQLSEVFSSILASSAPPLGAVVQSGLLELQEEGGNAEDSFSFGDLFRRALPLVINHPFFYAIGNDKALLLSGHIVDI
- the LOC6528389 gene encoding serine protease inhibitor 42Dd; protein product: MAVIISCLLLLLATVSQSKTVGYDAAADRNLLAADLYNAVGADHLNENVVISPATIQSSMALLFVGAKGQTATELQQGLRLGPGDADAVSQRSGSYQQALTRDNNFRLANNIYINENLEFKGSFRDVAQRQFDSNIDKLDFHPPYNKRTADGINRAVATKTNGKITDILRHELLNDRTEGVIVNGVAYSAAWQKAFRLDKTEKRSFRTASGQSVKVDTMWTQQNFNYAEVNSLDAKVVELPYQNPDFSMLLLLPNRKDGLRSLQQSLSGKNLLAEIGAMSQQKVEVLLPKFSVTFGLGLEAPFKKLGVHTMFSRDGDFGNMYRMFVSHFINAVEHKAHVEVTEAGLEQPLETGLLKGLFSRSKKFEADHPFVFAIKYKDSIALIGHIANYAYV
- the LOC6528388 gene encoding uncharacterized protein LOC6528388, whose amino-acid sequence is MKNLLAAFLVVALVALPQLPGVTAPSVELLSHCIACQDEFRGKLVCAFINGCYLDIEYCSMLVFNCGRQQHHKHLFLVVNEGKCQPTRGFKCETMDF